A DNA window from Leptospira selangorensis contains the following coding sequences:
- a CDS encoding type Z 30S ribosomal protein S14, with amino-acid sequence MAKTSLIERHKKKKKFKVRVHNRCPLCGRPRGYLRRFDMCRICFRKLASQAQIPGVVKASW; translated from the coding sequence ATGGCTAAGACCTCTTTAATCGAAAGACATAAGAAAAAAAAGAAATTCAAAGTACGGGTTCACAACCGTTGCCCACTTTGCGGACGCCCTCGCGGTTACCTAAGAAGATTCGACATGTGCAGAATTTGCTTCCGGAAGCTTGCTAGCCAAGCTCAAATCCCGGGCGTAGTTAAGGCATCTTGGTAA
- the rplE gene encoding 50S ribosomal protein L5, whose protein sequence is MAAARLRDKYGKEIVPALQKQYNFKSIMQVPRLEKIVLNVGMGEAHTNPKALEAAVEELALITGQRPVKTKAKKSIAGFKLREGMSLGTTVTLRGNYMYEFLDRLVNVALPRVRDFKGVSEKGFDGRGNYNFSIKEQIIFPEIKVDKINTLYGMNLTFVTNTKVDAEAYSLLAAFGMPFRNLR, encoded by the coding sequence ATGGCAGCAGCTAGATTGAGAGATAAATACGGGAAAGAAATCGTTCCCGCTCTTCAGAAACAATATAACTTCAAGTCCATTATGCAAGTTCCTCGTTTGGAAAAAATCGTTCTAAACGTGGGAATGGGTGAGGCTCATACCAACCCTAAAGCATTGGAAGCGGCTGTAGAAGAACTCGCATTGATCACCGGACAACGCCCGGTTAAAACCAAGGCTAAAAAATCCATCGCAGGATTCAAACTCCGCGAAGGTATGAGCCTCGGTACCACAGTAACCTTACGTGGAAACTATATGTATGAGTTTCTAGATCGTTTGGTGAACGTGGCTCTACCAAGGGTGCGTGACTTTAAAGGAGTTTCCGAGAAAGGTTTCGACGGACGCGGAAACTACAACTTCAGCATCAAAGAACAAATCATTTTCCCAGAGATCAAAGTGGATAAGATCAACACTCTCTACGGGATGAACCTGACCTTCGTAACGAACACCAAGGTAGACGCAGAAGCTTATAGCCTTCTCGCTGCTTTCGGTATGCCGTTCCGGAACCTGAGATAA